From Pseudomonas triticicola, a single genomic window includes:
- a CDS encoding peroxiredoxin, which produces MSVLVGKQAPDFTVPAVLGNGEIVDSFTLSSAIKGKYGLVFFYPLDFTFVCPSELIALDNRMADFKARNVEVIAVSIDSHFTHNAWRNTPVNNGGIGQVKYTMAADMKHDIAKAYDVESEGGVAFRGAFLIDDKGVVRSQIINDLPLGRNMEELIRLVDALQFHEEHGEVCPANWKKGDKGMNASPEGVAAYLTENAAAL; this is translated from the coding sequence ATGAGCGTACTCGTAGGCAAACAAGCCCCAGACTTCACCGTCCCGGCCGTACTCGGCAATGGCGAGATCGTTGACAGCTTCACCCTGTCCTCGGCCATCAAAGGCAAATACGGCCTGGTGTTCTTCTACCCGCTGGACTTCACCTTCGTCTGCCCGTCCGAGCTGATCGCTCTGGACAACCGCATGGCTGACTTCAAGGCGCGCAACGTTGAAGTGATCGCTGTGTCGATCGACTCGCACTTCACCCACAACGCCTGGCGCAACACTCCAGTGAACAATGGCGGCATCGGCCAGGTGAAATACACCATGGCTGCCGACATGAAGCACGACATCGCCAAGGCATACGACGTTGAATCCGAAGGCGGCGTGGCTTTCCGTGGCGCATTCCTGATCGACGACAAAGGGGTGGTTCGCTCGCAGATCATCAACGACCTGCCGCTGGGCCGTAACATGGAAGAGCTGATCCGTCTGGTCGACGCACTGCAATTCCACGAAGAGCACGGCGAAGTCTGCCCGGCCAACTGGAAGAAAGGCGACAAAGGCATGAACGCTTCGCCGGAAGGCGTTGCGGCTTACCTGACCGAGAACGCTGCCGCCCTGTAA
- the rnt gene encoding ribonuclease T — protein sequence MSEDNFDDELDGQGGGGGSRHPMAARFRGYLPVVVDVETGGFNAATDALLEIAATTIAMDEKGFVYPDHTYFFRVEPFEGANVEAAALEFTGIKLDHPLRMAVSEETALTDIFRGIRKALKANGCKRAILVGHNSSFDLGFLNAAVARLDMKRNPFHPFSSFDTATLAGLAYGQTVLAKACQAAGIDFDGREAHSARYDTEKTAELFCGIVNRWKQMGGWEDFDD from the coding sequence GTGAGTGAAGACAATTTCGACGATGAACTGGACGGTCAAGGTGGCGGCGGGGGTTCCCGTCATCCGATGGCAGCGCGTTTTCGCGGCTACCTGCCGGTTGTCGTCGACGTAGAAACCGGTGGCTTCAACGCAGCCACCGATGCCCTGCTGGAGATTGCCGCGACCACCATCGCCATGGATGAAAAGGGTTTCGTCTACCCTGATCACACCTACTTCTTCCGCGTCGAGCCATTCGAAGGTGCGAACGTTGAAGCGGCAGCGCTGGAGTTCACCGGGATCAAGCTCGATCACCCGCTGCGCATGGCCGTCAGCGAAGAAACCGCGCTGACCGACATCTTCCGTGGGATCCGCAAGGCGCTGAAAGCCAACGGCTGCAAGCGGGCAATTCTGGTCGGGCACAACAGCAGTTTCGACCTGGGCTTCCTCAACGCAGCAGTTGCGCGCCTGGACATGAAGCGCAACCCGTTCCACCCGTTCTCCAGTTTCGACACCGCGACCCTGGCGGGTCTGGCGTACGGTCAGACTGTACTGGCGAAAGCCTGTCAGGCGGCTGGCATCGATTTCGACGGTCGTGAAGCGCACTCGGCACGTTACGACACCGAAAAGACCGCTGAGCTGTTCTGCGGCATCGTCAATCGCTGGAAGCAGATGGGCGGCTGGGAAGACTTCGACGACTGA
- the pyrC gene encoding dihydroorotase, giving the protein MSDRLTLLRPDDWHIHLRDGAVLTNTVADVARTFGRAIIMPNLVPPVRNAAEADGYRQRILAARPAGSQFEPLMVLYLTDRTQPEEIRQAKASGFVYAAKLYPAGATTNSDSGVTSIDKIFPALEAMAEVGMPLLIHGEVTRGDVDVFDREKIFIDEHMRRVVERFPTLKVVFEHITTGDAVQFVNEASANVGATITAHHLLYNRNHMLVGGIRPHFYCLPILKRNTHQEALLDAATSGSAKFFLGTDSAPHAQHAKEAACGCAGCYTAYAAIEMYAEAFEQRNALDKLEAFASLNGPRFYGLPANTDRITLVREEWTAPTSLPFGELTVIPLRAGEKLRWRLLEEHA; this is encoded by the coding sequence ATGTCCGACCGCCTGACCCTGCTGCGTCCCGACGACTGGCACATTCATCTTCGCGATGGTGCCGTGTTGACCAATACCGTTGCCGATGTGGCCCGCACCTTCGGGCGCGCGATCATCATGCCGAACCTGGTACCGCCGGTGCGCAACGCCGCTGAAGCCGACGGCTATCGCCAGCGCATTCTCGCCGCCCGCCCGGCCGGCAGTCAGTTCGAGCCGTTGATGGTGCTGTACCTCACCGATCGCACCCAACCGGAAGAAATTCGTCAGGCCAAGGCCAGCGGTTTCGTCTACGCCGCCAAGCTGTACCCGGCCGGCGCGACCACCAACTCCGACTCCGGCGTGACCAGCATCGACAAGATCTTCCCGGCGCTGGAAGCCATGGCCGAAGTCGGCATGCCGCTGTTGATCCACGGTGAAGTCACGCGTGGCGACGTCGATGTGTTCGACCGCGAAAAGATTTTCATCGACGAGCACATGCGCCGCGTGGTCGAACGCTTCCCGACGCTGAAAGTGGTGTTCGAACACATCACCACCGGTGACGCCGTACAGTTCGTCAACGAGGCTTCGGCCAACGTCGGCGCGACCATCACCGCGCATCACCTGCTGTACAACCGCAACCACATGCTGGTCGGCGGGATTCGGCCGCACTTCTACTGCTTGCCGATTCTCAAGCGCAATACCCATCAGGAAGCCTTGCTCGACGCGGCCACCAGTGGCAGCGCCAAGTTCTTCCTCGGCACCGACTCGGCGCCCCACGCCCAGCACGCCAAGGAAGCTGCCTGCGGTTGCGCCGGTTGCTATACCGCCTACGCCGCCATCGAGATGTATGCCGAAGCGTTCGAACAGCGTAACGCGCTGGACAAACTCGAAGCCTTCGCCAGCCTCAACGGCCCGCGTTTCTACGGCCTGCCGGCAAACACCGATCGCATCACCCTGGTCCGCGAAGAATGGACCGCCCCGACCAGTCTGCCATTTGGCGAGCTGACCGTTATCCCGCTGCGCGCCGGTGAAAAACTGCGCTGGCGCCTGCTGGAGGAACACGCGTGA
- a CDS encoding flagellar protein MotY, which produces MRQRYLALLSVFASLPAMALTYQTRLENIEWTVAGDQFECRLTQPITDFGSGEFVRKAGEQAIFRLNAHNAMLGGGSATLLAAAAPWQPGRGDINLGSVRLGSGNVLFNSSQSQAGGLISGLLDGRSPVVRRASGDGRVSEVRLLPVKFSKAFNDYQGCVAKLLPQNFDQIKQSQIGFPGEGVELDPAAKAKLQVMLEYMKADPTVNHIDLDGHSDNSGNRLTNRELSRRRALAVVDFFKANGIQESQITVRFHGEQYPIVPNTSKANRAKNRRVNVKLSRVAPATAPAPAPQASTPATAAATS; this is translated from the coding sequence GTGCGCCAGCGTTATTTAGCCCTGCTCAGTGTGTTTGCCAGCCTTCCCGCGATGGCGCTGACCTACCAGACCCGTCTGGAGAACATTGAGTGGACGGTCGCCGGCGACCAGTTCGAATGCCGCCTGACCCAGCCGATCACCGATTTCGGCTCGGGCGAGTTCGTGCGCAAGGCCGGTGAGCAGGCGATCTTTCGCCTGAATGCCCACAACGCCATGCTTGGCGGCGGTTCGGCGACTTTGCTCGCTGCCGCTGCACCGTGGCAGCCGGGGCGTGGCGATATCAATTTGGGCTCGGTACGGCTGGGCAGCGGCAACGTGTTGTTCAACAGCTCGCAATCCCAGGCCGGTGGTCTGATCAGTGGTCTGCTGGACGGTCGCAGCCCGGTGGTACGCCGCGCGTCGGGCGATGGCCGCGTCTCCGAAGTGCGTTTGTTGCCGGTGAAATTCAGCAAGGCGTTCAACGACTATCAAGGCTGCGTGGCGAAATTGCTGCCGCAGAATTTCGACCAGATCAAGCAGTCGCAGATCGGCTTCCCCGGCGAAGGCGTTGAGCTGGACCCGGCTGCCAAGGCCAAGCTGCAAGTGATGCTCGAATACATGAAGGCCGACCCGACGGTGAACCACATTGACCTCGACGGTCACTCAGACAACAGCGGCAATCGTCTGACCAACCGCGAATTGTCGCGCCGCCGCGCGCTGGCGGTGGTGGATTTCTTCAAGGCCAACGGCATCCAGGAATCGCAGATCACCGTGCGTTTCCACGGCGAGCAGTATCCGATCGTGCCGAACACCAGCAAGGCCAATCGTGCGAAGAACCGTCGGGTCAACGTGAAACTGTCGCGCGTCGCACCGGCTACCGCCCCGGCTCCGGCGCCGCAAGCGAGTACGCCGGCCACGGCCGCAGCGACTTCCTGA
- a CDS encoding argininosuccinate synthase gives MADVNKVVLAYSGGLDTSVILKWLQDTYNCEVVTFTADLGQGEEVEPARAKAQAMGVKEIYIDDLREEFVRDFVFPMFRANTVYEGEYLLGTSIARPLIAKRLIEIANETGADAISHGATGKGNDQVRFELGAYALKPGVKVIAPWREWDLLSREKLMDYAEKHAIPIERHGKKKSPYSMDANLLHISYEGGVLEDTWTEHEEDMWRWTVSPEKAPDTPQYLELTYRNGDIVALDGVEMTPATVLATLNKIGGEHGIGRLDIVENRYVGMKSRGCYETPGGTIMLRAHRAIESITLDREVAHLKDELMPKYASLIYTGYWWSPERLMLQQMIDASQVNVNGVVRLKLYKGNVIVTGRKSDDSLFDANIATFEEDGGAYNQADAAGFIKLNALRMRIAANKGRKLF, from the coding sequence ATGGCGGACGTAAACAAGGTCGTTCTGGCGTATTCCGGCGGCCTGGACACTTCGGTGATCCTCAAGTGGCTGCAGGATACTTATAACTGTGAAGTGGTGACCTTCACCGCTGATCTCGGTCAAGGCGAAGAGGTCGAGCCGGCCCGCGCCAAGGCTCAGGCCATGGGCGTCAAAGAAATCTACATCGACGACCTGCGCGAAGAATTCGTGCGTGATTTCGTGTTCCCGATGTTCCGCGCCAACACCGTTTACGAAGGCGAGTACCTGCTGGGTACTTCCATCGCCCGTCCGCTGATCGCCAAGCGCCTGATTGAAATCGCCAACGAAACCGGCGCCGACGCGATTTCCCACGGTGCTACCGGCAAGGGCAACGACCAGGTGCGCTTCGAACTGGGCGCCTACGCGCTCAAGCCAGGCGTGAAAGTGATCGCCCCTTGGCGCGAGTGGGACTTGCTGTCCCGCGAGAAGCTGATGGACTACGCCGAGAAGCACGCGATCCCGATCGAACGCCACGGCAAGAAAAAATCTCCGTACTCGATGGACGCCAACCTGCTGCACATCTCTTATGAAGGCGGCGTGCTGGAAGACACCTGGACCGAGCACGAAGAAGACATGTGGCGCTGGACCGTCTCCCCGGAGAAGGCTCCCGACACCCCGCAGTACCTGGAACTGACCTACCGCAACGGCGACATCGTCGCGCTGGACGGCGTCGAAATGACCCCGGCCACCGTACTGGCGACGCTGAACAAGATCGGCGGCGAGCACGGCATCGGTCGTCTCGACATCGTCGAAAACCGTTATGTCGGCATGAAGTCCCGTGGCTGCTACGAAACTCCGGGCGGCACCATCATGCTGCGCGCTCACCGCGCCATCGAGTCGATCACTCTGGACCGCGAAGTCGCTCACCTCAAAGACGAGCTGATGCCCAAGTACGCCAGCCTGATCTACACCGGCTACTGGTGGAGCCCTGAGCGTCTGATGCTGCAACAGATGATCGACGCTTCGCAGGTCAACGTGAACGGCGTAGTGCGCCTGAAGTTGTACAAAGGCAACGTCATCGTTACTGGCCGCAAGTCCGACGACTCACTGTTCGACGCCAACATCGCCACCTTCGAAGAAGATGGCGGCGCTTACAACCAGGCCGATGCGGCGGGCTTCATCAAGCTCAACGCGCTGCGCATGCGCATTGCTGCCAACAAGGGCCGCAAGTTGTTCTAA
- a CDS encoding response regulator transcription factor has product MNKVLIVDDHPVIRLAVRMLMERHGYEVIAETDNGVDALQIAREQIPDLVILDIGIPKLDGLEVIARLTSTAMPVKVLVLTSQAPGHFSMRCMQSGAAGYVCKQQDLTELLSAIKAVLSGYSYFPNQALHTVRTSLGNASEADMVDRLSGREMMVLQQLARGKTNKEIADGMFLSNKTVSTYKTRLLLKLNARSLVDLIELAQRNGLV; this is encoded by the coding sequence ATGAATAAAGTGCTGATCGTGGATGACCACCCCGTCATTCGACTTGCGGTACGTATGCTGATGGAACGGCATGGCTACGAAGTCATTGCAGAAACGGATAATGGCGTTGATGCACTACAAATTGCTCGTGAACAAATACCGGATCTTGTCATTCTGGATATTGGAATACCCAAACTCGATGGGCTGGAAGTTATTGCTCGCCTGACTTCCACCGCTATGCCGGTGAAAGTGCTGGTGCTGACTTCCCAGGCTCCCGGACATTTTTCAATGCGTTGCATGCAATCGGGTGCAGCGGGTTATGTGTGCAAGCAGCAGGACCTGACCGAACTGCTGAGTGCGATCAAGGCAGTTCTGTCCGGCTACAGCTATTTCCCCAATCAGGCCCTGCACACCGTGCGTACGAGTTTGGGCAATGCGAGTGAGGCGGACATGGTTGATCGTCTGTCCGGGCGGGAAATGATGGTGTTGCAGCAATTGGCGCGCGGCAAGACCAACAAGGAAATCGCAGACGGCATGTTTTTGAGCAACAAGACTGTAAGCACTTACAAGACTCGCCTGTTGCTGAAACTCAATGCGCGGTCTCTGGTTGATCTGATCGAGTTGGCGCAGCGCAACGGCCTTGTTTGA
- a CDS encoding PA3496 family putative envelope integrity protein, protein MSTDKEQLDVEEDFIAVEADEVEPVVEVAKTNLSKRRTIDNLLEERRLQRQLADYDFDL, encoded by the coding sequence ATGAGTACCGACAAAGAGCAACTGGATGTAGAAGAAGATTTTATTGCCGTCGAGGCCGATGAGGTCGAACCGGTGGTCGAGGTGGCGAAGACCAACCTCAGCAAGCGTCGCACAATCGACAACCTGCTTGAGGAGCGCCGACTGCAAAGGCAATTGGCCGATTACGATTTTGATCTGTGA
- the nth gene encoding endonuclease III, producing MNAAKRLEIFRRLHEDNPEPKTELAYSSPFELLIAVILSAQSTDVGVNKATAKLFPVANTPAAIHALGVEGLSEYIKTIGLYNSKAKNVIETCRLLVERHGGEVPQTREELEALPGVGRKTANVVLNTAFRQLTMAVDTHIFRVSNRTGIAPGKNVVEVEMKLMKFVPKEFLLDSHHWLILHGRYVCLARKPRCGSCRIEDLCEYKHKTSDD from the coding sequence ATGAATGCTGCAAAACGTCTTGAGATATTTCGCCGACTGCACGAAGACAATCCCGAGCCGAAAACCGAACTGGCCTACTCTTCGCCGTTCGAGCTGCTGATTGCGGTGATTCTTTCGGCGCAGTCCACCGATGTCGGGGTCAACAAGGCGACGGCCAAACTCTTTCCCGTCGCCAACACACCCGCCGCGATTCATGCGCTGGGTGTCGAGGGGCTGTCGGAGTACATCAAGACCATCGGCCTGTACAACAGCAAGGCGAAAAACGTCATCGAAACCTGCCGTCTGCTGGTTGAACGGCACGGCGGTGAAGTCCCGCAAACCCGAGAAGAACTGGAAGCCCTGCCCGGCGTCGGGCGCAAGACCGCCAACGTGGTGCTCAACACCGCTTTCCGTCAATTGACCATGGCGGTCGACACGCACATTTTCCGCGTCAGCAATCGCACCGGCATCGCGCCGGGGAAAAATGTGGTGGAAGTTGAAATGAAGCTGATGAAGTTTGTACCGAAAGAATTCCTGCTCGACTCCCATCACTGGCTGATTTTGCATGGCCGCTATGTTTGCCTGGCGCGTAAACCGCGCTGTGGCAGCTGCCGCATCGAAGATCTGTGCGAATACAAACATAAAACTTCTGACGATTGA
- a CDS encoding Rnf-Nqr domain containing protein gives MKPTVSLLMLVPLLGATQTFSAALGITLMLGAVLGVFAVCMSPLRERLTGTRALLASLILAATLTSCADIVAQLWFLPWQQTSGLYIGLIALHCVVLEYHDAFREPVAVSFKRCALFGALMLVVGGLREIIGYGSLGRGLSEHWQGLVLFPEGLHLFTLVPGAFVLLGLLLAVRQAWTRRNSVIKETHRP, from the coding sequence ATGAAACCCACGGTGAGTTTATTGATGCTGGTGCCACTATTGGGCGCCACACAAACATTTAGCGCTGCACTGGGGATAACCTTGATGCTCGGCGCGGTACTTGGCGTTTTTGCCGTTTGCATGTCGCCGCTGCGCGAGCGCCTGACGGGCACCCGCGCGTTGCTAGCCAGCCTGATACTTGCCGCGACGTTGACCAGTTGCGCGGATATTGTGGCGCAACTCTGGTTTTTGCCATGGCAGCAAACATCTGGGCTCTACATAGGGCTGATCGCCTTGCACTGCGTCGTGCTTGAATACCACGATGCCTTCCGCGAGCCCGTCGCTGTCAGCTTCAAACGCTGCGCCTTGTTCGGCGCGCTCATGCTGGTGGTCGGCGGGCTGCGCGAGATCATCGGTTATGGCAGCCTTGGCCGAGGTCTTTCGGAGCATTGGCAAGGTCTGGTTTTGTTCCCCGAGGGGCTGCATCTGTTTACGCTGGTCCCCGGCGCTTTCGTTTTACTGGGCCTGCTTCTCGCCGTACGTCAGGCGTGGACACGCCGCAACTCTGTCATCAAGGAAACGCATCGCCCATGA
- a CDS encoding RnfABCDGE type electron transport complex subunit G: protein MNGPASVATLVLLALIGASATYVLQRSSAPQIASEQRLLDSRQLLDVMPAALYDNQPLEQPLTLAEPVLRHSTLSGGYRATRSGQTVAVLLRSRSEGYAGTLELLIAIDANGRVLGVKTLEQRETPGLGGHIGEWPNAWLQAFVGTSRTEPTDAGWALKKDQGQFDQIAGATITSRAAINAIHDALRYFDEHRALLLGTGS, encoded by the coding sequence GTGAACGGCCCAGCGAGCGTCGCGACCCTGGTGCTGCTGGCACTCATTGGCGCGAGCGCGACATACGTGTTGCAGCGCAGCAGTGCACCGCAGATTGCCAGCGAGCAGCGCTTGCTCGACAGCCGCCAATTGCTCGATGTCATGCCTGCCGCGCTCTACGATAATCAGCCGCTGGAGCAACCGCTGACGCTCGCCGAGCCTGTTTTGCGCCATAGCACGCTGTCAGGCGGCTATCGAGCGACCCGCTCCGGACAGACAGTCGCGGTGCTGTTGCGCAGTCGCAGCGAAGGTTACGCAGGTACTCTGGAACTGCTGATAGCCATCGATGCAAACGGCAGAGTTCTAGGCGTGAAAACCCTTGAGCAGCGCGAAACGCCGGGATTGGGTGGTCACATCGGTGAATGGCCGAATGCCTGGCTTCAGGCCTTCGTCGGCACATCCCGTACTGAGCCGACAGACGCCGGTTGGGCGCTGAAAAAGGATCAGGGGCAGTTCGATCAAATCGCTGGCGCGACCATAACTTCCCGTGCCGCCATCAACGCGATTCATGACGCACTGCGTTATTTCGATGAGCATCGGGCGCTGCTGTTAGGAACTGGCTCATGA
- a CDS encoding RnfABCDGE type electron transport complex subunit D, which translates to MPPLEAADDRLQQAMNTVLLAALPGLLALFWLYGWGVLINLLLAVVSALLVEASVARLRRQAVQTALRDGSALVSAMLLAVALPAYCPWWLTVTATVSGLLFGKHLYGGVGKNPFNPAMLGFVLSMALFPHVMTHWPGHGLDFLSALQQVFNPAPAPDAWAQATALDSLRINKSLTVDELFASNPAFGRFGGRGVEWVNLAFLLGGLLLLQRRIFSWHAPVGMLASLFVISLLCWNGSGSDSHGSPLFHLLSGATMLGAFFIVTEPVSGAKSALARLLFGIGVGLLTYLIRTWGGYPDGVAFAVLLMNLLVPTLERFAASRQSKATA; encoded by the coding sequence ATGCCACCCCTTGAGGCAGCGGACGATCGCCTGCAACAGGCGATGAATACCGTGCTGCTCGCGGCGCTGCCGGGGCTGCTCGCTTTGTTCTGGCTGTATGGCTGGGGCGTGTTGATCAATTTGCTGTTGGCGGTTGTCAGTGCTTTGCTCGTCGAAGCGAGCGTCGCCCGTCTGCGTCGGCAAGCGGTACAAACGGCACTGCGTGATGGCAGCGCGCTGGTCAGTGCAATGTTGCTGGCCGTTGCGCTGCCGGCCTATTGCCCTTGGTGGCTGACGGTCACCGCGACCGTTTCAGGCTTGTTATTCGGCAAGCACCTGTATGGCGGCGTCGGCAAAAACCCGTTCAACCCGGCGATGCTTGGCTTTGTCCTGAGCATGGCGCTGTTTCCGCATGTGATGACGCATTGGCCCGGTCATGGCCTCGATTTCCTCTCGGCGTTGCAACAGGTTTTCAACCCGGCTCCAGCACCGGACGCTTGGGCGCAGGCCACGGCACTGGACAGTCTGCGCATCAATAAAAGCCTGACCGTCGATGAGCTGTTCGCCAGCAACCCGGCCTTCGGCCGCTTCGGCGGGCGCGGTGTGGAATGGGTGAATCTGGCGTTTCTGCTCGGCGGCCTGCTGCTGTTGCAGCGGCGGATCTTTTCATGGCACGCACCGGTGGGGATGCTCGCCAGCCTGTTTGTCATCAGCCTGTTGTGCTGGAACGGATCGGGGTCGGATTCCCATGGTTCGCCGCTGTTTCATCTGCTCAGCGGCGCGACCATGCTCGGTGCATTTTTTATCGTGACCGAACCTGTGTCCGGCGCGAAAAGCGCCCTCGCCCGCCTGCTGTTCGGCATTGGCGTCGGCTTGCTCACCTATCTGATTCGTACTTGGGGTGGTTACCCGGACGGCGTCGCGTTTGCGGTGTTGCTGATGAATCTGCTGGTGCCGACGCTGGAGCGCTTCGCCGCCAGCCGCCAGTCGAAGGCGACCGCGTGA
- the rsxB gene encoding electron transport complex subunit RsxB: MSLLQRIDALLPQTQCGKCGHPGCKPYAQGIIDGEPINKCPPGGEETIAALAELLKIPVLELDISRGPAPPQVAFIREAECIGCTKCIQACPVDAIVGAAKLMHTVLIDECTGCDLCVAPCPVDCIEMHPLPANTIPVVGGLAFDLEEQRARAIKRDHARQRFERRNQRLLREEQQKQAEREARAARAAQPQVSTADPVQAALERVRAQKAANADAALKKAKVDVAMSRAQLHKSLKAFGHPPTFEQQSQLIVLQQQFEAAEQALAKLESSQPVIPAVSAPSNDAELKRAKIQLAMRRAELKKAQAAEAAPEQIAALEQAVTDAERQVQDHATP; this comes from the coding sequence ATGAGTCTGCTTCAACGCATCGATGCCCTGCTGCCGCAGACCCAATGCGGCAAGTGCGGCCATCCCGGATGCAAACCCTATGCGCAAGGCATTATTGACGGTGAGCCGATCAACAAATGCCCGCCGGGCGGCGAAGAAACCATCGCTGCGCTGGCCGAGCTGTTGAAAATACCGGTCCTGGAACTGGACATCAGCCGTGGCCCGGCACCGCCGCAAGTCGCCTTCATCCGCGAGGCCGAATGCATCGGCTGCACCAAGTGCATTCAGGCCTGCCCGGTCGACGCCATCGTCGGCGCGGCAAAACTCATGCACACGGTGCTGATCGACGAATGCACCGGTTGTGATCTGTGCGTTGCGCCGTGCCCGGTCGACTGCATCGAAATGCATCCTTTGCCTGCGAACACGATCCCAGTGGTTGGCGGTCTCGCATTTGATCTCGAAGAACAGCGCGCCCGCGCGATCAAACGTGACCATGCGCGCCAGCGTTTCGAGCGCCGCAACCAGCGCCTGCTGCGTGAAGAACAGCAAAAGCAGGCTGAACGTGAAGCGCGAGCCGCGCGTGCGGCACAACCGCAAGTCTCGACCGCCGACCCGGTGCAGGCTGCGCTGGAGCGGGTGCGTGCGCAAAAAGCCGCGAACGCTGATGCGGCGCTGAAGAAGGCCAAGGTCGATGTGGCGATGAGTCGGGCTCAGTTGCATAAATCGCTGAAAGCTTTCGGCCATCCGCCGACGTTCGAACAGCAGTCGCAACTGATCGTCCTGCAGCAACAATTCGAAGCCGCCGAGCAAGCGCTGGCGAAGCTGGAAAGCAGCCAACCGGTGATTCCCGCCGTTTCTGCTCCGAGCAACGACGCGGAGTTGAAACGGGCGAAGATTCAACTGGCCATGCGCCGCGCCGAGTTGAAAAAGGCTCAGGCAGCGGAGGCTGCGCCGGAGCAGATCGCAGCACTGGAGCAAGCCGTGACTGACGCCGAGCGCCAGGTGCAAGACCATGCCACCCCTTGA
- a CDS encoding Rnf-Nqr domain containing protein, giving the protein MTELVLTLISAALLNNFVLHWPLGVAPLLAGSRRQVHALGLATLCLMLVVSVIGQAIWQWILLPLQLEALRLFVFLPLSVLLIAPLLKLLARGLPDWPFDGLWPLLLGNAGVLGLALINAQNDQGLLHATALSIGAGLGFWLVLSVFCDLRERTADNDIPLPFRGLPIDLISAGLIAVIFLGFSGLIKT; this is encoded by the coding sequence ATGACCGAACTCGTGTTAACGCTGATCAGTGCTGCGCTGCTCAACAATTTCGTGTTGCACTGGCCGCTGGGCGTCGCTCCGCTGCTGGCGGGCAGCCGACGCCAGGTACATGCGCTGGGATTGGCGACGTTGTGCCTGATGCTGGTAGTCAGCGTTATTGGTCAGGCGATCTGGCAGTGGATACTGCTGCCGTTGCAGCTTGAAGCGCTGCGCCTGTTCGTGTTTCTGCCGTTGAGTGTGTTGTTGATCGCGCCGCTGCTGAAACTGCTGGCGCGCGGGCTGCCGGATTGGCCGTTCGACGGATTGTGGCCGCTGCTGCTGGGCAATGCCGGCGTACTCGGGCTGGCGTTGATCAATGCGCAAAACGATCAAGGCCTGCTGCACGCGACAGCATTGAGTATCGGCGCCGGGCTGGGTTTCTGGCTGGTGTTGAGTGTGTTCTGCGACCTGCGCGAGCGCACGGCCGACAACGATATTCCCCTGCCCTTTCGCGGCCTGCCGATCGACCTGATCAGCGCTGGACTGATCGCAGTGATTTTTCTCGGATTCAGTGGATTGATCAAAACATGA